A genomic window from Salvia miltiorrhiza cultivar Shanhuang (shh) chromosome 5, IMPLAD_Smil_shh, whole genome shotgun sequence includes:
- the LOC131024991 gene encoding RNA-binding protein involved in heterochromatin assembly dri1-like, with amino-acid sequence MNRPGDWSCRACQHHNFQRRESCQRCGGPKPAFGFTTGPDVRPGDWYCAVANCGAHNFASRSTCFKCGAFKDELAAAAGAFDSDFSRPRAAAANRSGWKSGDWICTRYGCNEHNFASRLECFRCNAPRESSGNSFF; translated from the exons atgaaCAGGCCGGGCGATTGGAGTTGTCGGGCCTGCCAGCACCACAATTTCCAGCGGAGAGAGTCGTGCCAGCGATGCGGGGGCCCGAAGCCCGCGTTCGGGTTCACCACGGGCCCGGACGTCCGGCCCGGCGACTGGTACTGCGCCGTCGCCAACTGCGGGGCCCACAACTTCGCCAGCCGCTCCACCTGCTTCAAGTGTGGCGCCTTCAAGGATGaactcgccgccgccgccggtgcCTTCGACTCCGACTTCTCGCGGCCCCGTGCCGCCGCCGCCAACCGCTCTGGCTGGAAATCCGGCGACTGGATTTGCACTAG GTATGGATGCAACGAGCACAATTTTGCGAGCAGGCTGGAATGCTTCAGGTGCAATGCGCCAAGGGAATCCAGTGGCAACTCTTTCttctaa
- the LOC131024962 gene encoding acyl-protein thioesterase 1-like isoform X1 has translation MATSSSPRGRQNYATALQFGPTHVKMPKGRHQATIVWLHGLGDSGSIWAEILGSFPVHNVKWICPTAPTRPVPIFARLPGRAWFDPRDVSEEDTSPDSQGLNETAALIAQIFSREPCDVKLGIGGFSIGAAAALYAATHYILGEDGSRLQFLENLSSVIVLSGWLPFYKSLRRKMDGSSLSNVLHVKQLHVFLGHGTEDEVVSFEHGEKSACILHSAGFQNLTWTRFEGLCHDTCGAEMLEMCSWLNEALKLQGW, from the exons ATGGCTACCTCTAGCTCTCCAAGGG GCCGACAAAACTATGCAACGGCATTGCAGTTTGGACCAACTCATGTTAAAATGCCAAAAGGGAGACACCAGGCAACAATAGTATGGCTACATGGCCTTGGTGATAGCGGTTCTAT ATGGGCAGAGATCTTGGGAAGCTTTCCTGTTCACAAT GTGAAGTGGATCTGCCCTACTGCCCCTACTCGCCCCGTTCCTATATTTGCTAGACTTCCTGGTCGCGCTT GGTTTGATCCAAGAGACGTATCTGAGGAAGATACGTCTCCCGATTCACAAGGACTGAATGAAACAGCTGCACTCATTGCACAGATCTTTTCAAGAGAGCCTTGTGATG TCAAACTAGGCATCGGAGGATTCAGCATAGGCGCTGCAGCTGCTCTATATGCGGCCACACACTACATTCTTGGCGAAGATGGTAGCAGACTTCAGTTTCTGGAAAACTTGAGCTCTGTCATAGTTCTTAGTGGCTGGCTTCCATTTTACAA GTCATTGAGGCGCAAAATGGATGGATCGAGCCTCAGCAACGTGCTTCATGTGAAGCAACTGCATGTTTTCTTAGGCCATGGCACAG AGGATGAGGTGGTGAGCTTTGAACATGGGGAAAAATCTGCCTGCATTCTGCATTCAGCTGGATTTCAGAACCTCACTTGGACAAGATTTGAAgg GCTTTGCCATGATACATGTGGTGCAGAGATGCTAGAAATGTGCAGCTGGCTTAATGAGGCTTTGAAGCTGCAGGGATGGTAG
- the LOC131024962 gene encoding acyl-protein thioesterase 1-like isoform X2, whose product MATSSSPRGRQNYATALQFGPTHVKMPKGRHQATIVWLHGLGDSGSIWAEILGSFPVHNVKWICPTAPTRPVPIFARLPGRAWFDPRDVSEEDTSPDSQGLNETAALIAQIFSREPCDVKLGIGGFSIGAAAALYAATHYILGEDGSRLQFLENLSSVIVLSGWLPFYKSLRRKMDGSSLSNVLHVKQLHVFLGHGTEDEVVSFEHGEKSACILHSAGFQNLTWTRFEGDARNVQLA is encoded by the exons ATGGCTACCTCTAGCTCTCCAAGGG GCCGACAAAACTATGCAACGGCATTGCAGTTTGGACCAACTCATGTTAAAATGCCAAAAGGGAGACACCAGGCAACAATAGTATGGCTACATGGCCTTGGTGATAGCGGTTCTAT ATGGGCAGAGATCTTGGGAAGCTTTCCTGTTCACAAT GTGAAGTGGATCTGCCCTACTGCCCCTACTCGCCCCGTTCCTATATTTGCTAGACTTCCTGGTCGCGCTT GGTTTGATCCAAGAGACGTATCTGAGGAAGATACGTCTCCCGATTCACAAGGACTGAATGAAACAGCTGCACTCATTGCACAGATCTTTTCAAGAGAGCCTTGTGATG TCAAACTAGGCATCGGAGGATTCAGCATAGGCGCTGCAGCTGCTCTATATGCGGCCACACACTACATTCTTGGCGAAGATGGTAGCAGACTTCAGTTTCTGGAAAACTTGAGCTCTGTCATAGTTCTTAGTGGCTGGCTTCCATTTTACAA GTCATTGAGGCGCAAAATGGATGGATCGAGCCTCAGCAACGTGCTTCATGTGAAGCAACTGCATGTTTTCTTAGGCCATGGCACAG AGGATGAGGTGGTGAGCTTTGAACATGGGGAAAAATCTGCCTGCATTCTGCATTCAGCTGGATTTCAGAACCTCACTTGGACAAGATTTGAAgg AGATGCTAGAAATGTGCAGCTGGCTTAA
- the LOC131024904 gene encoding peptidyl-prolyl cis-trans isomerase CYP95-like isoform X3: MAIADRDERGSLFSITFKADHHLDRKNIVFGKLVKGHEVLKKMENVGDDEGKPTVTVKIVNSGELCDDKKKGNKLKMGKDAIDEYKNEVKRKGKHKKSSKKRRKRRRYYSSESDSSSESDTDSSESDSESDSDASSLSDSSSSSDDKHKKRKRSKRDKHRRGKRKDRRHEKRRKRRDKKSKRKSKRSSVSDSENEIKSGSSSQDDAAVGASDGKYKPSGNQSPLARENSKVNHKKGEADLSDKEEGEFPRENGDHQSNGTGVGIGSDRAADRHPDVLDDLPSKSRSRSLSPRRSMSKSMSLSPRNAGKSPIVGAKKSRSRSPSGSRSPQYYGSSRSPARSNRRTASVSPPARSHSQQSRSRSRSATGSPQRGRVAQSPARTSSRRSPLKSVSRSPVRSSRRSPSRSSGRPSRRSISRSPVRLTHRSVSRSSGRVPVRRSPSPGPARAPRRTNRRSFSGSPVSAGHRARSPVSDRRRSSSRSPSVDGSPKRIRRGRGFSDRYSFVRRYRSRSPERSPIRYRYGGNRDRYSNYRRSPRRFRSPPRARTPPRYRGRRSRTRSPSPSRSPVRYRGRRYSRSRSPVRSRSPVERYRGSPPRPERRRSPSPSRSPSASRSPRVSESPKRVEKGSSRSSSGSPPRKTGLVSYGDGSPDSDRD, encoded by the exons ATGGCTATTGCTGATCGTGATGAGCGAGGCTCTCTCTTCAGTATCACCTTTAAGGCTGATCATCACCTTGATAG GAAAAATATTGTCTTTGGTAAACTTGTGAAAGGACATGAGGTGCTGAAGAAGATGGAAAATGTTGGTGATGATGAGGGAAAACCTACCGTGACTGTGAAAATTGTCAATTCTGGAGAACTATGTGATG ATAAAAAGAAGGGGAATAAGTTGAAAATGGGAAAGGATGCAATTGATGAATATAAAAACGAGGTAAAACGCAAGGGGAAGCACAAGAAGTCATCAAAGAAGAggaggaaaagaagaagatattACAGTTCTGAATCTGATAGCTCATCAGAAAGCGATACGGACTCTTCAGAATCTGATAGTGAGTCTGACTCAGATGCTTCCTCCTTAAGTGACTCTAGCTCTTCAAGTGATGATAAGCACAAGAAACGAAAGAGATCTAAGAGGGACAAACATAGGCGTGGCAAGAGAAAGGATAGGCGACATGAAAAGCGACGAAAGAGGCGAGATAAAAAGTCAAAACGTAAATCTAAAAG GAGTAGTGTTTCTGATAGCGAGAACGAGATTAAATCTGGAAGTAGCTCTCAAGATGATGCTGCAGTTGGTGCTTCTGATGGGAAGTATAAACCCTCTG GAAATCAATCGCCTCTTGCGCGAGAGAATTCAAAAGTTAATCATAAAAAAGGGGAGGCAGACTTGTCTGACAAGGAAGAGGGTGAGTTCCCAAGGGAAAATGGAGACCATCAAAGTAATGGAACTGGAGTAGGAATCGGATCTGACAGAGCTGCTGATAGGCACCCTGATGTATTGGATGATCTTCCAAGCAAATCTAG AAGTCGAAGCTTAAGTCCTAGAAGATCCATGAGTAAGAGCATGAGCCTCAGTCCCAGAAATGCTGGCAAAAGTCCTATTGTTGGTGCAAAAAAGAGCAGGAGTAGGAGTCCTAGTGGCAGTAGAAGCCCACAATATTATGGCAGCAGCAGGAGTCCAGCACGGAGCAACAGGAGGACTGCCAGCGTGAGCCCACCAGCTAGGTCTCATTCTCAACAAAGTCGTAGTAGAAGTAGAAGTGCCACCGGTTCTCCGCAAAGAGGAAGAGTGGCCCAGAGCCCGGCAAGAACCTCATCCAGAAGATCACCATTGAAATCAGTTAGTCGCAGTCCTGTGAGATCTTCTCGGCGAAGTCCAAGCAGGAGCTCGGGCAGACCTTCTCGAAGGAGCATAAGCAGGAGCCCAGTTCGATTGACCCATAGAAGTGTCAGCAGAAGCTCTGGTAGGGTCCCCGTTAGGAGAAGCCCTAGTCCAGGTCCAGCCAGGGCACCTAGAAGGACCAATCGCCGCAGCTTCTCAGGGAGTCCAGTAAGCGCAGGCCACCGGGCTAGGTCACCTGTCTCTGATCGTCGTAGGAGCTCGTCGAGAAGTCCTTCTGTTGATGGATCACCTAAACGCATTAGAAGAGGAAGGGGATTTAGTGACCGATACTCATTTGTCCGGCGATACCGGAGTCGCTCTCCTGAACGGTCTCCTATTAGGTATCGTTATGGTGGTAACCGTGACCG ATACTCAAATTACAGAAGGTCCCCTAGGCGTTTCAGGAGCCCGCCTCGAGCCAGAACACCCCCAAG ATACAGGGGTAGGAGAAGTAGGACCCGCAGTCCGAGTCCCTCTCGAAGTCCAGTACGCTACCGTGGCCGTCGCTACAGCCGCAGCCGGAGCCCTGTTCGCAGTCGGTCCCCTGTGGAAAGGTACCGTGGCTCACCACCACGTCCTGAAAGGCGGAGGTCACCTTCCCCAAGCAGGAGCCCATCGGCATCACGATCACCACGGGTTTCAGAATCTCCAAAGCGCGTGGAGAAGGGTAGCTCCAGGTCGTCGTCCGGTAGCCCCCCTCGCAAGACAGGCCTGGTGTCCTACGGCGACGGCTCCCCCGATTCCGATCGCGATTGA